A section of the Armatimonadota bacterium genome encodes:
- the yidD gene encoding membrane protein insertion efficiency factor YidD: MRYIMVFLIRVYQKVSRFKPRTCRFEPSCSEYAAQAILKHGPLRGMVLAIWRLLRCNPWNPGGYDPVD; the protein is encoded by the coding sequence ATGCGGTATATTATGGTTTTCCTCATTAGGGTATATCAGAAAGTAAGCAGGTTCAAGCCTCGGACTTGCCGGTTTGAACCTAGTTGCTCGGAGTACGCAGCCCAGGCAATTTTGAAACACGGCCCATTACGAGGAATGGTTTTAGCCATCTGGAGACTGCTCAGGTGCAACCCTTGGAATCCTGGGGGCTACGACCCAGTTGACTAG
- the rnpA gene encoding ribonuclease P protein component has product MLPKEHRLTSSRDFEVVYKRGKGYVNRLLVLRVLWREETQPARFGFSTSPKIGSSAARNRVKRQIREAVRSLLGEIKKTGFDAILVGRPAIKEANFWSIRDAVRQLFEEAGLLQERS; this is encoded by the coding sequence GTGCTACCAAAAGAGCACAGGCTTACCAGTAGTCGAGATTTTGAAGTAGTCTATAAGCGGGGAAAAGGATATGTTAACCGGCTTCTGGTACTGCGTGTCTTGTGGCGCGAAGAAACACAGCCCGCACGCTTCGGATTTTCGACAAGCCCGAAGATAGGAAGCTCTGCAGCTAGAAACAGGGTTAAGCGGCAGATCAGAGAAGCTGTTCGGTCGTTATTAGGAGAAATTAAGAAAACTGGCTTCGATGCGATTCTTGTCGGTCGGCCTGCGATAAAGGAAGCGAATTTCTGGTCAATTAGAGATGCAGTAAGACAACTTTTTGAGGAGGCAGGCCTTTTGCAGGAGCGTAGCTAA
- the rpmH gene encoding 50S ribosomal protein L34 has protein sequence MKRTYQPKNRRRSRVHGFLARMSSAGGRNVIRARRAKGRYRLTV, from the coding sequence ATGAAGCGGACATATCAGCCCAAGAACCGGCGGCGTAGCCGTGTTCACGGTTTTTTAGCAAGAATGTCTAGTGCTGGTGGGAGGAATGTGATTCGCGCCCGCCGAGCCAAGGGAAGATATAGATTGACAGTTTAG